One Spiribacter halobius DNA segment encodes these proteins:
- the ubiV gene encoding ubiquinone anaerobic biosynthesis protein UbiV: MSIPELTLAPIPYFWPRERVFAFYAAVRDWPVDTVYLGETVCPKRRELRPADWAAIGQRLEAAGKRVVISTLTLLEAGSELGALRQLCRETRFTVEANDMAAVNVLARLGRPFVAGGPLNVYNPRSLARLRAAGAERWLLAAELGRDDAAALAAAEPAMTLEVLVWGRLPLAWSARCFTARAENRSRDRCGFVCQRDPDGRLTRTRDGRPFLNINGIHTESALTQSLAAEYPAVVAAGARALRIVPQAEGTEQVVAGFDALRHGADPGATTAALAPLAPVGTCNGYWHGQAGAAELEAAL, from the coding sequence ATGAGCATCCCCGAGCTGACCCTCGCCCCCATTCCCTACTTCTGGCCGCGGGAGCGCGTCTTCGCCTTCTACGCGGCCGTCCGCGACTGGCCCGTGGATACCGTGTACCTGGGCGAGACCGTCTGCCCCAAGCGCCGGGAGCTGCGCCCCGCGGACTGGGCGGCCATCGGCCAGCGGCTCGAAGCCGCCGGCAAGCGCGTGGTCATCTCCACGCTGACCCTGCTGGAGGCGGGCTCGGAGCTCGGCGCTCTGCGCCAGCTCTGCCGGGAGACGCGGTTCACCGTAGAGGCGAACGACATGGCCGCGGTCAACGTCCTCGCCCGGCTCGGCCGGCCGTTCGTCGCCGGGGGTCCGCTCAACGTCTACAACCCGCGCAGCCTCGCCCGCCTGCGTGCCGCCGGGGCGGAGCGCTGGCTCCTGGCCGCGGAGCTAGGGCGGGACGACGCCGCCGCGCTCGCCGCTGCCGAGCCGGCAATGACCCTGGAGGTCCTCGTCTGGGGCCGGCTGCCGCTCGCCTGGTCGGCCCGCTGCTTCACGGCCCGGGCGGAGAACCGCTCCCGGGACCGGTGCGGCTTCGTCTGCCAACGGGACCCGGATGGCCGGCTCACCCGCACCCGGGACGGACGGCCCTTCCTCAACATCAACGGCATCCACACCGAGTCCGCCCTCACCCAGAGCCTGGCCGCCGAGTATCCCGCCGTGGTCGCCGCCGGCGCACGCGCGCTCCGCATCGTCCCCCAGGCGGAGGGGACGGAGCAGGTCGTCGCGGGCTTCGACGCCCTGCGTCACGGTGCCGACCCAGGGGCCACCACCGCGGCACTCGCCCCGCTGGCCCCCGTCGGGACCTGCAACGGCTACTGGCATGGCCAGGCCGGGGCGGCCGAGCTTGAAGCTGCATTGTGA
- the ubiU gene encoding ubiquinone anaerobic biosynthesis protein UbiU: MELVCPAGSLPALRAAVEAGANAVYTGFRDATNARHFAGLNFGERELERGIEHARARGCKVYLAINTYPGTAGWPRWRAAVDRAAGLGVDALIAADLGVLDYATERHPGLRLHLSVQASATNAEALDFHHRSFGIRRAVLPRVLSLQQVAQVAASAPVPVEVFGFGSLCIMVEGRCLLSSYATGQSPNTYGACSPAAHVRWEQQAGGLEARLNGHLIDRFAPGERAGYPTLCKGRFLVGGNAYHAFEEPTSLSSVDILADLQRAGVAAIKVEGRQRSPAYVAEATALLRAAIDACGSGSPAPTDAWQRRLGELAEGSQVTLGAYHRPWG; this comes from the coding sequence ATGGAACTGGTCTGCCCCGCCGGCAGCCTGCCGGCTCTGCGGGCCGCCGTGGAGGCGGGTGCCAATGCGGTGTACACGGGCTTTCGCGACGCCACCAACGCCCGCCACTTCGCCGGCCTCAACTTCGGCGAGCGCGAGCTCGAGCGCGGCATCGAGCACGCCCGGGCCCGCGGCTGCAAGGTCTACCTCGCCATCAATACCTATCCGGGCACGGCCGGCTGGCCGCGCTGGCGGGCGGCGGTGGACCGCGCCGCGGGTCTCGGCGTCGACGCCCTCATCGCCGCCGATCTCGGCGTGCTGGACTATGCCACCGAGCGCCATCCCGGGCTGCGGCTGCATCTGTCGGTGCAGGCCTCGGCCACCAACGCCGAGGCCCTCGACTTCCACCACCGCAGCTTCGGCATCCGGCGCGCGGTGCTGCCCCGCGTGCTCTCGCTGCAGCAGGTGGCGCAGGTGGCCGCGAGCGCGCCGGTGCCGGTGGAGGTGTTCGGCTTCGGCAGCCTCTGCATCATGGTGGAAGGGCGCTGCCTGCTGTCCAGCTACGCCACTGGCCAGTCCCCCAACACCTACGGTGCCTGCTCGCCGGCAGCCCACGTGCGCTGGGAGCAGCAGGCCGGGGGCCTGGAGGCGCGGCTCAACGGCCATCTCATCGACCGCTTTGCACCCGGCGAGCGGGCCGGCTATCCCACGCTCTGCAAGGGCCGCTTCCTCGTCGGCGGCAACGCGTACCACGCCTTCGAGGAGCCCACCAGCCTCAGCAGCGTCGACATCCTTGCCGACCTGCAGCGCGCGGGGGTGGCGGCGATCAAGGTGGAGGGCCGCCAGCGCAGCCCGGCCTACGTGGCGGAGGCCACGGCCTTGCTGCGCGCGGCCATCGACGCCTGCGGCAGCGGCAGTCCGGCGCCGACCGACGCCTGGCAGCGCCGGCTCGGCGAGCTGGCCGAGGGCAGCCAGGTCACCCTCGGCGCCTATCACCGCCCCTGGGGCTGA
- the ubiT gene encoding ubiquinone anaerobic biosynthesis accessory factor UbiT translates to MTPIARPAAVPSLPALDALLRLPAEAALNHALAASLSDGRLGFLEGRVLVLEVQGIGLRLALTVLRGRLLVLPPATAADTVIRGPAAIFVGLARRRLDPDTAFFQRRLVVEGDTELALAAKNALDGIDAEALPPLLRRALRL, encoded by the coding sequence ATGACACCGATTGCGCGCCCGGCCGCCGTGCCGTCTCTGCCTGCTCTGGATGCCCTGCTGCGCCTCCCGGCCGAGGCCGCGCTGAACCACGCCCTTGCCGCCAGCCTGAGCGATGGGCGGCTGGGCTTCCTGGAAGGGAGGGTGCTGGTGCTCGAGGTGCAGGGAATCGGCCTGCGCCTGGCGCTGACGGTGCTGCGCGGCCGGCTGCTCGTGCTCCCGCCCGCCACCGCGGCGGACACCGTGATTCGCGGCCCTGCGGCGATCTTCGTCGGGCTTGCCCGGCGCCGCCTCGACCCGGATACGGCCTTCTTCCAGCGCCGGCTGGTGGTGGAGGGGGACACGGAGCTGGCGCTGGCGGCCAAGAATGCCCTCGACGGGATCGACGCCGAGGCGCTGCCGCCGCTGCTGCGCCGTGCGCTCCGGCTCTGA
- a CDS encoding DUF2249 domain-containing protein codes for MPEIPPDSSSARRHYPGGTIDLRLFDPRERLGLLHMTLEALRPGEDLLVVFGEAPARLPAHLEARYPGRFQWLPVAEGPPVWEVCIRPLGEP; via the coding sequence ATGCCCGAGATCCCGCCCGATTCATCCTCAGCACGCCGCCACTACCCCGGCGGCACCATCGACCTGCGCCTGTTCGACCCGCGGGAGCGTCTGGGGCTGCTGCACATGACCCTGGAGGCCCTGCGGCCGGGCGAGGATCTGCTGGTGGTCTTCGGCGAGGCGCCGGCGCGGCTGCCGGCCCATCTCGAGGCCCGCTACCCGGGGCGCTTCCAGTGGCTGCCAGTGGCGGAGGGTCCGCCGGTGTGGGAGGTCTGCATCCGGCCGCTGGGGGAGCCCTAG
- a CDS encoding ABC transporter transmembrane domain-containing protein, with product MRDLPRRPASRNLGALTRLIGFLRPYVWRAAAAALALVVAAGSVLVLGQGLRLVVDEGFMAGQPGMLDRALALTLGVIAVMAVASALRFYLVTWIGERVAADLRHAVLSHLLSLEPDFYERNGVGEIQSRVTTDTALLQTVLGSTFSMAVRNVLLLAGTLVMLVVTSPRLTALVLLGLPLVLLPMLIFGRRVRRLSRLSQDRIAELGSYAGETLSGIATVQAFGHEAEDRRRFDSLVEQAFATAGARIRQRAWLNGVALSLAFTAVGVILWQGGHDVLAGRMSAGELSAFVFYAVLAAGSVGVISEVAGEVMRAAGAAERLFELLDAQPAIAAPPQPKPLPTPPRGAVSIDGVRFAYPSRPRTPALDGISLEIRPGERLALVGPSGAGKSTLFALLLRFHDPQAGAIRFDGVDLRAADPAALRARIALVAQEPLLFTGSAADNIRFGRPDADDGAIRAAAAHCTEFVEALPEGFDTWLGPGGIQLSGGQRQRIAIARAILRDPALLLLDEATSSLDAESERQVQHALERLMAGRTSIVIAHRLATVTAADRIAVLEQGRLRAVDSHHRLLERDPLYARLAALQLREPRQPAANERLGNA from the coding sequence TTGCGCGACCTCCCCCGCCGTCCCGCGAGCCGGAATCTGGGTGCGCTGACCCGGCTGATCGGCTTCCTGCGGCCCTACGTCTGGCGTGCCGCCGCGGCGGCCCTGGCACTGGTGGTCGCGGCCGGCAGCGTGCTCGTCCTTGGCCAGGGGCTGCGACTGGTGGTGGACGAGGGCTTCATGGCCGGGCAGCCGGGAATGCTGGACCGGGCGCTGGCGCTGACCCTCGGGGTGATCGCGGTGATGGCGGTCGCCTCGGCGCTGCGGTTCTATCTCGTGACCTGGATCGGCGAGCGGGTGGCGGCGGACCTGCGGCATGCGGTGTTATCGCACCTCCTGAGCCTCGAGCCGGACTTCTACGAGCGCAACGGCGTCGGCGAGATCCAGTCCCGGGTGACCACCGACACCGCCCTGCTGCAGACGGTGCTCGGCTCCACCTTTTCCATGGCGGTGCGCAACGTCCTGCTGCTCGCCGGCACGCTGGTGATGCTGGTGGTGACGAGCCCCCGGCTCACCGCGCTGGTGCTGCTCGGGCTGCCGCTGGTACTGCTGCCGATGCTGATCTTCGGCCGCCGCGTGCGCCGGCTCTCGCGCCTGAGCCAGGACCGCATCGCCGAGCTCGGCAGCTACGCCGGCGAGACCCTGAGCGGCATCGCCACCGTGCAGGCCTTCGGCCACGAAGCGGAGGACCGGCGACGCTTCGACAGCCTGGTGGAGCAGGCCTTCGCCACCGCCGGGGCGCGCATCCGTCAGCGAGCCTGGCTCAACGGCGTCGCCCTCAGCCTCGCCTTTACCGCCGTCGGGGTGATTCTCTGGCAGGGCGGGCATGACGTGCTGGCCGGGCGCATGAGCGCCGGGGAGCTCTCGGCGTTCGTGTTCTATGCCGTGCTCGCCGCCGGCTCGGTGGGGGTGATCTCGGAGGTGGCCGGTGAGGTCATGCGGGCCGCCGGTGCTGCCGAGCGGCTGTTCGAGCTGCTGGACGCCCAGCCCGCCATCGCCGCCCCGCCGCAGCCCAAACCACTGCCGACACCGCCCCGCGGCGCAGTGAGCATCGACGGCGTGCGCTTCGCCTACCCGAGCCGGCCGCGCACGCCGGCGCTGGACGGCATCAGTCTCGAGATCCGCCCCGGCGAGCGCCTGGCCCTGGTGGGCCCGTCCGGCGCCGGCAAGAGCACGCTTTTCGCCCTGCTGCTGCGCTTCCACGACCCCCAGGCCGGCGCCATCCGCTTCGACGGCGTCGACCTGCGCGCCGCGGACCCGGCGGCCTTGCGGGCGCGGATCGCCCTCGTCGCACAGGAGCCGCTGCTGTTCACCGGCAGCGCCGCGGACAATATCCGCTTCGGCCGCCCGGATGCCGACGACGGCGCCATTCGCGCGGCCGCGGCCCACTGCACCGAATTCGTTGAGGCCCTGCCCGAGGGCTTCGATACCTGGCTCGGCCCGGGCGGGATTCAGCTCTCCGGGGGACAACGCCAGCGCATCGCCATCGCCCGCGCGATCCTGCGCGACCCGGCCCTGCTGCTGCTCGACGAAGCCACCAGCAGCCTCGACGCCGAGAGCGAGCGCCAGGTGCAGCACGCGCTGGAGCGGCTGATGGCGGGACGCACCAGCATCGTCATCGCCCACCGGCTGGCCACGGTGACCGCGGCGGACCGCATCGCCGTACTCGAGCAGGGCCGCCTGCGCGCGGTGGACAGCCACCACCGGCTGCTCGAGCGGGATCCGCTCTACGCGCGGCTGGCAGCCCTGCAGCTGCGCGAGCCGCGGCAACCGGCGGCGAACGAGCGGCTGGGCAACGCCTGA
- a CDS encoding D-alanine--D-alanine ligase family protein has product MTDATLDVALLAGDPHLPYEYGVDGRFGEDEQEAVGRARDALAGLPGLRVRLLDDHDRLIDQLRAEPPQLAVNFCDTGYRNRLALEPNVPALLELLDVPYTGSGPACMGICADKALVRHLAVAQGVPVPNETLVDLQSDPLPLPELYPALIKPNDGCGSQGVTPDCVVHDAASADAWLRQLASNPAHDRALIQDFLTGPEYTVGLVGNAAQGLEVLPILEVDYSRLPADLPPILSYGSKVDPESPYWQALRFREAELPEAVRAQMVDQAAWLFGRLGFRDYARIDFRAGADGVPRLLDANFNPTWSWDGKLAMMAGWAGWDYAGLLQRIVDAARARHGL; this is encoded by the coding sequence ATGACCGACGCGACCCTGGATGTAGCGCTGCTCGCCGGCGACCCCCACCTGCCCTACGAGTACGGCGTTGACGGCCGCTTCGGCGAGGACGAGCAGGAGGCCGTCGGCCGCGCGCGGGACGCCCTCGCCGGGCTGCCCGGCCTGCGGGTGCGCCTGCTGGACGACCACGACCGGCTGATCGACCAGCTGCGCGCCGAGCCGCCGCAGCTCGCAGTCAACTTCTGCGACACGGGCTATCGCAACCGCCTCGCCCTGGAGCCGAACGTCCCGGCGCTGCTGGAGCTGCTGGATGTCCCCTATACCGGGAGTGGCCCGGCGTGCATGGGCATCTGCGCGGACAAGGCACTGGTGCGGCATCTTGCCGTGGCCCAGGGGGTGCCGGTGCCGAACGAGACTCTGGTGGACCTGCAGTCGGACCCGCTGCCGCTGCCGGAGCTCTACCCGGCGCTGATCAAGCCGAACGACGGCTGCGGCAGCCAGGGCGTGACGCCGGACTGCGTCGTCCACGACGCCGCCTCGGCGGATGCCTGGCTGCGCCAGCTCGCCAGCAACCCGGCCCATGACCGGGCCCTCATCCAGGACTTCCTGACCGGCCCCGAATACACCGTTGGCCTCGTCGGCAATGCGGCCCAGGGCCTGGAGGTGCTGCCCATCCTGGAGGTGGACTACAGCCGGCTGCCCGCCGATCTGCCGCCGATCCTCTCCTACGGCTCCAAGGTGGACCCGGAGTCCCCCTACTGGCAGGCCCTGCGCTTCCGTGAGGCGGAGCTGCCGGAGGCGGTGCGGGCGCAGATGGTGGACCAGGCCGCGTGGCTGTTCGGCCGGCTCGGCTTCCGCGACTACGCCCGCATCGACTTCCGCGCCGGCGCCGACGGCGTGCCGCGGCTGCTCGACGCCAACTTCAACCCGACCTGGAGCTGGGACGGCAAGCTCGCGATGATGGCCGGCTGGGCAGGCTGGGACTACGCCGGACTGCTCCAGCGAATCGTCGACGCCGCCCGCGCCCGGCACGGGCTCTGA
- a CDS encoding type I glyceraldehyde-3-phosphate dehydrogenase, translating into MADRPYRLAINGYGRIGRCLLRALAERGDATGMEVVAINDPADAAAMAHLTRHDTTHGRFPGEVALADGALEIDGRWIRLSHETDPARLPWAECGVDLVLECSGSFRDRATAEAHLTAGARRLLFSQPASSDVDVTLVRGYNQADLRRGHRIVSAASCTTNCLIPLIATLDQAFGVEHGVATTLHSAMNDQPVIDSLQSGSPRLTRSALQSMVPVDTALARGVERLMPHLAGRFECLHMRVPTINVSAMDLAVTLAQDTDAETVNAAFREAADGPLSGLFGVVDDAVASMDFNHDPRSGILDATQTRVAAGRLVKLICWFDNEWGFAHRMLDIAGDIARLDRAGGYP; encoded by the coding sequence GTGGCCGATCGCCCCTATCGCCTCGCCATCAACGGTTACGGCCGCATCGGCCGCTGCCTGCTGCGCGCGCTTGCCGAGCGCGGCGATGCGACCGGCATGGAAGTGGTGGCCATCAACGACCCGGCCGACGCCGCCGCCATGGCCCATCTCACCCGTCACGACACCACCCATGGCCGGTTCCCCGGAGAGGTCGCGCTGGCTGACGGCGCGCTGGAGATCGACGGGCGGTGGATCCGCCTGAGTCACGAGACCGACCCCGCACGGCTGCCCTGGGCCGAGTGCGGGGTGGACCTGGTACTGGAGTGCTCCGGCAGCTTTCGTGACCGCGCCACCGCCGAGGCCCATCTCACCGCCGGCGCCCGCCGCCTGCTGTTCTCCCAGCCTGCCAGCAGCGATGTGGACGTCACCCTGGTGCGCGGCTACAACCAGGCCGATCTGCGCCGCGGCCACCGCATCGTCTCCGCGGCCTCCTGCACCACCAACTGCCTGATTCCGCTGATCGCGACCCTGGACCAGGCGTTCGGCGTCGAGCACGGGGTGGCGACGACGCTGCACTCGGCCATGAACGACCAGCCGGTGATCGACTCGCTGCAGTCCGGCAGTCCCCGCCTGACCCGCTCGGCCCTGCAGTCCATGGTACCGGTGGATACCGCCCTGGCCCGCGGCGTGGAGCGCCTCATGCCCCATCTCGCCGGGCGCTTCGAGTGCCTGCACATGCGCGTGCCGACGATCAACGTCTCCGCCATGGATCTCGCCGTGACCCTGGCGCAGGACACCGACGCCGAGACGGTGAATGCTGCGTTCCGCGAGGCCGCGGACGGCCCCCTTTCGGGGCTGTTCGGGGTCGTGGACGACGCGGTGGCCTCGATGGATTTCAACCACGACCCGCGCTCCGGGATACTGGATGCGACCCAGACCCGCGTCGCCGCGGGGCGGCTGGTGAAGCTCATCTGCTGGTTCGACAACGAATGGGGCTTCGCCCACCGCATGCTCGACATCGCCGGCGACATCGCCCGCCTGGACCGCGCAGGAGGCTACCCATGA
- a CDS encoding universal stress protein, with the protein MTGAPRMLLVPVDGSKGAGRAAQLAATLAEGLNIPLRLVFAFPRDPVEMFGIPTETPRPEELKYFSPEAFGQLRDRSAEKAFKAAREAMGETAAEVEQEVVSGDAAEAIIRHAEAVSDPMIVIGSRGLSSFKELLLGSVSQRVLHHAHCPVTVVR; encoded by the coding sequence ATGACGGGTGCACCCAGGATGCTGCTGGTACCGGTGGACGGCTCCAAGGGCGCCGGCAGGGCGGCGCAGCTCGCGGCAACGCTGGCCGAGGGGCTGAACATCCCCCTACGGCTCGTGTTCGCCTTCCCCAGGGATCCGGTGGAAATGTTCGGTATCCCCACGGAGACGCCCCGCCCGGAGGAGCTCAAGTACTTCTCTCCGGAAGCCTTCGGCCAGCTGCGCGACCGCAGTGCCGAGAAGGCCTTCAAGGCCGCGCGGGAGGCGATGGGGGAAACCGCGGCCGAGGTGGAGCAGGAGGTGGTGTCGGGGGACGCCGCCGAGGCGATCATCCGGCACGCGGAGGCTGTCTCCGACCCGATGATCGTCATCGGCAGTCGCGGCCTCAGCAGCTTCAAGGAGCTGCTGCTCGGCAGCGTCAGCCAGCGCGTGCTCCATCACGCCCACTGCCCGGTGACCGTGGTGCGCTGA
- a CDS encoding DMT family transporter has protein sequence MTAAGRAAPGTLAGILLVAASGVMLASMDAMGKHLAVRLEVLQVVWARYAVHTVVVFVWLLLRQGSLRFLRTRRPAGQFLRSLNLLGVTACMYTALVFVPLADATAVMFFAPVLVTVLAGLFLGEEVGPHRIAAVVMGFAGVLVIVRPGFGADPAMLLPLGAAVMLSGYLLITRWMSERDHRAATVFYSTAFGSVALTLAVPWFWQTPTLPELGMMLAMGLLGALGHGCIVLGFSRAPASVLSPFLYMQLLAASVISVTAFGDPLSVFTLLGAVLLVGGGLVIWWWEGVLARRARHRARGGRSDTRAV, from the coding sequence ATGACGGCGGCGGGGCGGGCCGCGCCGGGTACGTTGGCGGGCATCCTGCTGGTGGCCGCCTCGGGTGTGATGCTGGCCAGCATGGACGCCATGGGCAAGCACCTGGCAGTCCGCCTGGAGGTGCTCCAGGTGGTCTGGGCGCGCTACGCGGTGCACACCGTGGTGGTGTTCGTATGGCTGCTGCTGCGTCAGGGCAGCCTCCGTTTCCTGCGCACGAGGCGCCCGGCCGGGCAGTTCCTGCGCTCGCTGAACCTGCTCGGCGTGACGGCGTGCATGTACACGGCACTCGTGTTCGTGCCGCTGGCCGACGCCACCGCGGTAATGTTCTTTGCCCCGGTGCTGGTGACCGTGCTCGCGGGGCTCTTCCTCGGCGAGGAGGTGGGCCCGCATCGCATCGCGGCGGTAGTGATGGGATTCGCGGGGGTGCTGGTGATCGTGCGCCCGGGCTTTGGCGCCGATCCGGCCATGCTGCTGCCGCTGGGCGCGGCAGTGATGCTCTCGGGCTACCTGCTCATCACCCGCTGGATGAGCGAGCGCGACCACCGTGCTGCCACGGTGTTCTACTCCACCGCCTTCGGCAGCGTGGCGCTCACCCTCGCCGTACCCTGGTTCTGGCAGACGCCGACGCTGCCGGAGCTCGGCATGATGCTGGCCATGGGCCTGCTCGGGGCGCTCGGTCACGGCTGCATCGTGCTCGGCTTCTCGCGGGCGCCGGCCTCGGTGCTCTCGCCGTTCCTGTACATGCAGCTGCTGGCCGCGAGCGTAATCAGTGTCACCGCCTTCGGCGACCCGCTCAGCGTGTTCACCCTGCTGGGCGCGGTGCTGCTCGTGGGCGGCGGTCTCGTGATCTGGTGGTGGGAGGGCGTCCTCGCCCGCCGCGCACGCCATCGGGCGCGCGGCGGGCGGTCTGACACTCGAGCCGTGTGA